One Natrinema longum genomic window carries:
- a CDS encoding LUD domain-containing protein has translation MTVDTVGRFERALEGLDVELERVSAADATERIETIVEEPAVGAPLPFEGVSLPDDVTTGPTTAELEAARTGVTPVGFAIAEYGTVAIESTADGAEPISLYPDRHVAVVAESDVVPDLSAGFTRLADGFDAGRESVVFATGRSATADMGDLVHGVHGPGTVRVIVLEDR, from the coding sequence ATGACAGTCGACACTGTCGGTCGGTTCGAACGCGCACTCGAGGGACTCGACGTCGAACTCGAGCGCGTTTCGGCTGCCGATGCGACCGAGCGGATCGAAACGATCGTCGAGGAGCCGGCCGTCGGTGCGCCGCTCCCCTTCGAGGGCGTCTCGCTTCCCGACGACGTGACGACCGGGCCGACGACTGCCGAACTCGAGGCAGCCCGGACGGGCGTTACGCCGGTTGGCTTCGCGATCGCGGAGTACGGAACGGTCGCCATCGAATCGACCGCCGACGGTGCTGAACCGATCAGTCTCTATCCGGACCGGCACGTCGCGGTCGTCGCCGAAAGCGACGTCGTCCCGGATCTGAGTGCCGGCTTCACCCGTCTCGCCGACGGGTTCGACGCCGGCCGGGAGAGCGTCGTCTTCGCGACCGGCCGAAGTGCGACGGCCGACATGGGGGATCTCGTCCACGGCGTCCACGGCCCGGGTACCGTCCGCGTGATCGTCCTGGAGGATCGATAG